The Juglans microcarpa x Juglans regia isolate MS1-56 chromosome 8D, Jm3101_v1.0, whole genome shotgun sequence genomic sequence TGGCTGAAGGTGAGCTGAAAACGTTTACAAAGAAATATAAGATGCTCTGAGATGAACTCTAATAGGCCGACACCGTTTACCTAAAGTCAGCTAACTATACAAAAGTGTTGCAGAGGGAAGTTGTCAAAGCCAATCGTTGCGCTGAAGAGCTTGCCGAAAAGTCACACGCAGTGAGAAATGAGGTGATTGGTCTTTCTCCTCAGTTGTTTGAGGCCTTACTAGTTCGAAATCAGGTGTTAGGCATTGGTTACAACCTTCGGCTCCAGACTCTACAAAAATTCTTGATAGCCAACCCTAGGATTGACCTACAAACACTGGACCTGCATGGGGTTCTTTTGGATGCTGCTGCCCTTACAATTTCGAACTCTCTAGGTGCTAACATCATGCTCGATGCTTTTTTTTCCCAGCTACTTCTTTCTCCACTCAATGGCGACCCTAAAGCTTAGACTTGGAATCCTTGTTATGGATTTTAGCTTGtcccccattctctctctcttcttcttttttttttgtatactgGATTGATTATAATGAGATTCGCTACAAAGTTTGGTTCTATTGTGacctttttttgtgtttatttgcTACTTTTTTTTGTGTAGTTGGGAGGATTGGGGAAGAACTACATACATTACCAAGCCGAGCGACTGTTAGGCTCAGGTCATTTCTTACGATCGATGTGGCTGGGAGGATCAAGGTAACTTTAGGCATTGTCCCGTAGCGTGAGTGTTAAACTTGAGTGCTTGTTGCCACCAGTGTGGCTAGGAGGATTGCGGTAACATTAGGCATTACCCTATAGAGCAAGTGTTAGGCTCGAGCACTTACTTGCTATAGGTGTTGCTGGAAGAATTGGGGTACCTTTAGGCACTACCCCGCAGTGCAAGTGTTAGACTTGAGTACTTACTTGTAACTTTGCTAGCTTCAAAAGGTTTATTGTGAACtgaaaatctcatttattaatgTGTTCTCCAACTACATATGAACATGACTCATCTAAGCAAAATACTTCTTCAAGTGTTATGCATTCTGCGAGGGTGATTACTTTCTCCCATTCATGTCCTCTAGGTGGTTTGTCCATGGACTTTTGCTCGTCACGACTGCATACAGTCCTTCCCAACTTGGTTATAGCTTTCTATCTTCGGTTCTTTATGTGGTCGTGCTAGCCTATCTCAGTACAAGGTCGCTAATCTTGAACGCCTTATGCTTGACTCTCTTATTAAAGTATTCTATAGTACTCTTCTAGTGCATAGTAGCTCTCGCCTCTGCTTCAATATTGTAGCCGATCTGCTTCTTCAATATAAGGTTGGCCAGTTGTTGGTGCGTCGCCCCTACATTTCTTATGAGTTCAAGTAAACCTTTAACCAAAAGTTGAACAACATAACTAGGTAAGAGTAGAATCCTTTTGTTCATGATGTATGATTTCTTCTCTTGGTTATTCTCACAGGGTTTAATTTGATAGTACCCAAAGTATGCATCCATGAAATTTAGTATCTTGTTTCCCATGTTGAATCCATTATTAGATCTATGTGCGCGAAGGGAATACTATCATTGAAGAAGGCATTGTTTAAGTTTATGAAGTCCATGTATGTgcgccacttttttttttgcattcttcACCAGCACTACATTCAACATCCATTCGGGATAGTGAGACTCCATTATGAACCCAACTTCGAGCATGCGTTCTACTTCTTGCGTTGATGCTGCATAGTTCTCAAAGTTGAAACTTCTCCAATTCTATCTGACTTTCTTCACCACAAGGTCTACACAGTGGTGATGATTATCCTGAGCAGGTCTTCACGACTCCATATATCTCTATGCTCGACCAAACATTGTCTGAATTGTTCCCTGAGGTCCAGGGTTATACGAGTTCCTCACCTCGTGGTATTCCTAAGAGCCCGAGGTACAAGGCGATCACATCTAAAGGCTTTGCAGCTTCACCCTATTTCAGCTCGTTCTCATCCTAAGTATCGATCAACCGATCGATGAGCTCAGGTACTAGCAGAATATGAATTACGTTTGCCCATTCAGTCTTAGCGATGTGAACTTCTCCCCCCTCTTCAACACTTGAACGTAACATTCATGTGCCAATCCTTACTCACATGGAAATTCCCTAATCCTCATTCAATCGGGAACTTTATCTTCAGAAGGTAGATTGATATGATTGTATTCATCTTGTTCAATGTCGTGCATCACGTAATGGCGTTGTATGAAGATGTGTTCCTTACAACTAGAAAGTCTGCCATGACTGTGGTGGTGCAAGGCGTGGCTCCCTCGATGACCGACAAAGTGATGGCGCCTTCGAGCTGCACTATCTGGTCTACGAATTCTTTCAATGGTATGGGTTCTGGCTACAACCTATCTTTCTAAATTCCTATCCCTTTGAAGGCATCTGAGTACAAGATGTCTGTCCGTCAAATTTCCATTATCATTTAAAATCTTGCAAGTTGTGTAGTTGGCGATAAGGAGTGTGTCTACTAAAGCGTCGTCATGGGGGTATGACATGCCCTCGCAATTGATGTCCCCAAAGGATATGGGCATCCACTCTACTCTCCCTAGCTTTAAAGGCCGCTCAATTGCATAAACCACTTCATACATTGCCCGTCGGGCATGCGCTTTCCTAGTAGCAGAAGTTGTTCTCGGACCTTTGCAACTTTTTGTGTTCTTCATGTCTTATGGTAGATGCAGTAGCTTTTGGACCTTTACACACCCATCCTAATTTACCGTGTGTTTCTTCATCGCCTTGCACGTTCATGCTTGTATGCCTTTGCTCATCTCtcccattctttctttttttttttcctccttagtTTGCTGGTGACTTTCTTGCCCAATTGCTTTTCCACCCCTCTTCTCTACATCGTTTACCTCTGCCTTCCATGGATCGATTACTGCCTTCAGCATGTCCTCAACATTGACAAAGTCATTCGCTCAATCCATAAACTTTTATAGTATAGCTGAGTTTTACGAGCTAACTTCGACACGAAGTGGCTTCCTGTCCGTATGCCCCCTAGAAGGGCAGCCAATGTAATCTTTTCTTCGAAGTTGTCAGTTGTTAAACCCTCATTGTTAAATCGGGGTCATGTGTTCCTTCAAAGTCTTGCCTTCTCATTATTTCGTAGTAAAGAGGTAAGTAGTCGGTCGCCTCCTCCTTATACTGGCCATGAACTATGTGAAGAACTACCGACCTAGCTCATTAAAACTTACGATCAACCCGGTTCGTAGACTCACGAACCATTCTCTGGTTGTGCCCTTAAGGGTTAAAGAAAAGGTACAATATGATATCTTTCATGGAAACTCTTTTAAGGTCATATGAGCCTTAACTTTCTCCAAGTGCTCCACTAGATCCTTAAACCCATTATAGAAGTCCATTTGCGGGATCTTAaactttgggaaaaaaaaaatggaccatGATTATCTCCCTGTTGTATGGTAGATCCGTGTTGTTAAGTAGGTTGTCGATTCACGAGGTTGTTCTTACTCGGTTTATCATCATTTCTCCATTAGATTTTAAGATATTGTGCATTCTCCTGTTCTCGTCCTGAACGTTCTGGCTTGGTCCCCTTCATTTTGAAACTTCTCGTCGCGATATTGATCGTAACCaatatcttatttcatattCGCCAACGATACCCTAATATTTTGTGAGGCTAGCTAAGACCATATTCGAGCCTTAAGGGCCATTCTTCaatgttttgaagttgtttttgTATTGAAGATAAACTTGGCCAAACCGAAACTACATTTCCGGTGAGACATGCTCATAATGTAGAAATTATAGCTTTCATCGTGGGATACGAAATATCTCATTTGTCACTAAAACCTCTTGGCCTCCCGTTGGGTTCTCCATACAAATCGATATCAATTTTGGATTATATGATAGAAAAAAGGGAGTGCAAACTCACTAGTTGGAGGATGATGTACTTATTTAAAGGTGGGAGATTCACACTTATTAAAATTACCCTCCCCAATTTACTGACCGACTTTGTATTATTATTCCCGCTTCCTTCTAAGATGGCTTACCATATGGAGAATCTTCAACGGGATTTTCTATGGtgtgtgaattattttttaatttcatatagtAAAATATGCCATAGTTTGTTTCCCAATTTCAGAAGGAGGTCTTGGTATTTAAAATTTGTCGATTTTTAGTAAGGCTTTACTAGGcaaatggctatggagatatcatCTAGAAAGGGGAGCCTTGTGGAGAACCGTCATAGATTCCAAGTACAATAAAGCATCGGAAGGTTGGTACTCGAACAAACTAAATTGGTCATAtggggtggggctttggaaGCACATCAGAAAGAAGATGGACTACATACTtctgttatatctattttaaagtAGTTGATAGGTTCATAATCAAATTATTGCATGATATATGGTATGGTGAAATGGCACTCAATGAAGTGTATCCATAATTGTATGGTATATTGAGAATGAAGGGCGTCTTGATTGTGGACCTCCTAGATCAATCCATTGGCACTCCCCAATGGAATGTCACATTTTTTAGAGTGTCTTAAGATTGAGAAGTTGACTCTTTTTCAAGCTCTATAATCAGGTATACTCTGTTTCTATGAGGCAAACTTTTTTTGTGCCCCTCAACGAAAGGAAATTTCATTGTCCACTCCTTTTACCAATCCATGAATACACAAAatgcaaatttatttatgtaaaaaactATTTGTAAGACAACTGCCCCATAAGGCATAATTTGTTTCCTAGGGAGGTCTCCTTGGTATGGGCGTAAAAAAAGAATCGGTAAACCGAACTGGACGAAACTGAACAGGTGGGTTTGGTCTGGTATCGAGTTTGGTTTGGTCCGGtaccagttttatttttcttgaaaccAGTCAAAATTGGTCCTGTtccgatttttcttttctaaaaccGGATCGGACCAGACCTGaccggtttatatatatatatatatataattttttatattatatataatttttatatataatatataattatgtataaaatagttttgtattcactatatattataatatactataatatagcactatattatatattataatatactataatatattatcactatagtattatatactataatatactattatatatatatatatatatatattatataatataatatattaaaaccAAACCGAACCGGTGAAactggaagtaccggtttaggaggtaACCGGTGCGGAATTAATGCAAAACTGATGCATACCAGTTCAGTTCCAAATgcaaaaccggaccggttacacccatACTCCTTGGGAATGTCCTCACAATATACAACTTAAGAAAACCCCAATCATAGTCTtggattaatattatttgtgtaAAAAGAGTGGAGAGTCTGTCGATCATCTACTAATACATTGTGAGTCTGCCACAACCTTGTGAAATAACTTATTTGTTAGGGTGGATGTAGTTTGGAAGATGCCGCCTTGTGATTGATCTCTTAGCTTCATGGAGAATCCTTCAAGGTACTTCTCAAATTACtcaatttggaagatgattatGATCTGCCTATGATAGCATCTTTGGAGAGATGAACGagagaagctttgaagatcatGATCAGTAAATGGGTAAATTTAgtgctttcttttttaataatttgctCTATTGGTcaattggaattgattttaatggcatgaacattCATGTATTTCTTGTATTACTAGAACATCATATCCAGACGTTGCTCTTATATATGTTTCGTTTACTTAGGCTCTTGCCAAtctttatgatcaataaaatattgtttattggTATAAGAAAAAAGGTTATATGTTTCTTAATAAAAGATAAGCCACATactatactttttaatattctataacCCTAAAATATAAATTCCCACCTTAACCCTAAGCCATTTCTTTACCACCGTTAGTCACTTTCAGCAAATTGTCGCTGGGGTGGTAGCCGCCATTGACCCTCCTGAGAGTATGAAAAATTACTCTAGGGAGGAGTGGCAGTCGATCATCCCTCATTAGAAATTGCTGGTAGGCCAGATACGTCAGATCCGACAAGATCCATGGATCTAGCTGGATCAAGCGAGTTAAATGTTGGATTCAGTAAGATTGGCTGGTCCTTTGGGCCACCACACGCTGGGATGCCCACAAAAGCCCCATGCGAGGTAGCCATAGAACTATGGTCGACCAGCTAAACCCTTGGGGTAGTCGAGTAGCTGGACCACCTCCCTTGGTGGCctgttgctttcttttttttatttgtattttttaaattagaattttaattatgtgtgaatatattttacttACGATGAAAATGGTTATATGACAAATGCCACTGATTGGAAAGTATTATATGGTTGTGCCCGATTTTTACTTTTCagttattctattcttaagTTGGTGTGTAAAGCACATaatcaaatcttacaaatcaaatttatcatttaaatgatgtgaatAGTGTGCTCAAGACATCGActtaaaaatagatattttctatGAGAGCCTCTCCAGACTAGACACGATTTTCTGTTGGATTTACACCCTTCAATAAGAGGGTGACACATGTTTAGCATAGACAATTTATTGTAGGAATGACACATCAAAACATCTCCCTCTTTTTCGCCTAGTTcagtctctctctttctccattCTCCCTACCTCGACAGCAAGTCGAATCTCATGCCCTTGCCactctctctttgtctctccTTAAGCCAGAATTGGAGATCCCCCTGAGTAAAAGGTCCCACTCTCTATTTCTCCACGTCGACAACATATTTGAGAAATCTCTCTCCCCTCAAGCTGAACTAGATTtgtctctctcctcaagctatACTAGATCTAAGATTTCTCCCTGTTGGTAAGTTGCCCTTTGCATAGATCTAAACCAGTTCTCAAGTTTCGAGGTCAAGTACATCCATAATTAGTGGCCGTCATAAGGCTATAGCATCACAAATTCCAGAAGAATCAGGATAGAAGAGCAAACTATACCATCATACTCTCTCTCATTGGACTGTAAAAATATGGAGTGAAGTTCTAGATTGCCTCGGACAAGTCTGAGAAAGTGACTGGTTGATTTCTCTAGATTCAATCCAATTTGAGATTGTGATTCTTTTTTCTGAATTCCCTTTTTCTTCATCATTGTGTAGGTTGTATATTTGTTTGTAGAAATCCATTGAAAATTGTTGTAAtgaatgttttaaatatttgtccTTTTGTGGAGTTTTATCAAATAGTTGCGAGAGTTTTATGATGTATGGGGAGTAGTGGCCATGGAAGGATGAAAACTGACATGATCAAGGTGATAGGGCAAATAACATGATTCCAAAAAGTCTGTGAGAAAGTCTTGGGAGAGAGAGCAACaatgagagaaatgagagggatGAATTTGGTGAGAAAGTGCCAGTAGCTTAAGGACAAAGAGATCAACGGTAAAGAAGAGAGGGAGGAACGAACTAAGGCTTGAGATAGTGAACTCCAAGAAAGAGGGAGAAACGATTTACAGGAAGTCTAAAGAGAAGTTATAACATGTAAGTAGACTCACGATAAGTATAATAGATTAATGATGTGTCATTGAAGATATAAAATGCCCAAAATCACCTCGTCATGTTTGAAGATGGAGTTATTATACTTATCATCTTTATACCACACTTgctaaggagaaaaaaataatagtaggtgtgtggtgtataaatgatgaataatccCATGCAAcgttttattcaaaaataatgGATGGTGTAAATCCTTGATATACACTGCATCCGATTCAAATGCGgattcttttctattttgatcatGCTATTTGGAGTCCCAACCGATAGGCTCAAACTATCACTGCaattgcagtttttttttttcaaatattgttttaatatctttaaatatttaaaataataataataagaaaacacTATAGACCTAAAGGAATTTTACAAAAGGATCCCACACACTAATATGACACACGACCAGTGTGCTCTCTCCcctcccttctttttttttcccctctctcgTGCCTCTTCCCTCCTCCCCTCATCTCccatctccctctctttctcccccttcCCTGTGCTCGTCatggtggtcggggaccacctTAAGGTGGATAGAAGCTGCCGACGGGGACATGGGAACTCATGACAGTACAGTAAGCTTGCCGTGCACGTTTTGTGCACTGTCGTGGCCGGGGTGAGAACCATCCCGGGGGGCAGACATCACCGACGAGGGAAAGGGGAGGACGAGGCACAGGGAGAAGtggtgaaaaaaagaaaaaaaaaagaaaaagaaaaatagacacGGCCCATTGATAGTGTGCCACATCcttatgtaaaattttttttgtagaatttatttGTCTCTCTAACAATCCtcgtaataataatattcattgaccattaaggaaaaaaaagaaagaaaaagaaatctgtCCAACTCATCGTTCCAATTTATCGTTTCAACTTCCAATCACATGTGGTAGAAGTTGGAACCCTAGCGAGGGTCTCTTTCTCTACATTCTCCCACCGCGAGGGCTCTCTTTGCTCTGCAACCATATATACTGTATTGTAGTTCGTTAGGATTTAATCCATCTCCTAAGTTCTCGTCTTCTCTACTTTGGTTTCGACAATCAGAGGTTTAATTTGGTTACTGATAATTTCACGAAAAATGGACTCAGATGGAGACGATTACGTGTTCTATGGAACACCGATAGAGCGGGAGGAAGAAATCAGCAGCCGTAAGAAGAAAGCTGTGGCCGAGTCCTCTGGTCACCTCCGAAGCCTCCCTGTTTGGAAGCAAGAGGTACGGTCACATTTTCCTAACTTTTCGttcaaattttctttctcttgtttGGTTCCTGGGAAGCTCAGGATGTAAAATAGGAAGAAGACTTGAGTGCcttctatgttttttttggGTTGCGATATAGGTCCGAAGTACATACACATTGAGCCTATGTAATTGCGTTGGTATGAGTTTTAGTGAAGGCTTTTGTTTGTTTGGACCTGGAGATCGTGAAAGTATTTTTCCTTGGAATCCAAAATGGCATTATAGGTAAAATGTCATCCTCTCTAGAAGGACTTCGGAAATGGGAGTCATTAATGAGAAAACAGCAGATTTTAATGGCCTTTTACCCATTTGCATgtttataataatgttttagATGACTGCCAATCTATAGGGACCATTTTCTAGCTAGTTTTATCTAAAACACAGTGGTGAAAGATCATATTCATGTAGCATGTGTTGTAGCAAGCCCTTAGATTTTGAATTGCATGTGAACTGTCTGATAGTTGGATTTATAACCATATACCTGGTTTGCAGATCATTACATTGCTTTAAGTAAAATGAGCATGTAACAATTTGCTTTAGTTGGGGTGTTAGAGGGATTGAGGGGGGTTGTGTTTAagaattactatttaaaaattagttatcaaaaaggaaaacaaagaacATCACACAAttgaaacttatttatttattaattacgATGGCATTGTGTTTCATGGTAAGAGTATTTTCATTGATGCATAGAACagctcaagttttttttttttgataagtgagaACTGCTCAGGTTATAATTGGTAATATTGTAAGCCTTGTGCTGAACAAATCTATTTAGGAAGTCTAACAATGGGCATGCTAAACAGAGATTGAGGAAGCTATTTTGTTGAgattattgttttaaatatattattttacatgttataaaaaaaatgacaagatTCTTAATCAACTTATTTGATTCCTTTGTTTTCACATTTAGGAATTGGACGGTCAATCACTTGGGACATCTATGCAGTTCGATACATTTGGATTTACAGCTGCAGAACTTGCTCGTAAACAAGCTGAAAAGGAACGACAACAAAGGTTAAGTTTCTTTAATTGTGATAATTTATATCAGTATTTTATTTGATGCCTATCTATTGGTTAAGCAAGTTGATTTGCAAGTGTTGGAACTTGGGATTCTGTGGACTAAGCTAAGTAGTAGCATGTATTAcatctaaaaaataatgttctaataatatattatttaactcatctaaaattatctctctcatttcattcatctcactatctaaacgaccCCTTAATCTATtctgtattttgtttttgttttaatgcaTTGGGGTTTAAAGTCGACGGAAGGACAGAATCCCTTTATCTTCCACCGAACGAATCGCAGTACTGAGCACAAAgcagaaggaaaacaaaaaaactctaCAATCAATCGCCATGGCTGAACAAGTGGAGCAAAACCAAGTGGATCCCTTTGACGAAATGAAGAAGGAGAAGCGCAAGAGAAAGAGGCTTAAGAAAGGGAAAGAGGCACCTGAAGAAGCTGGGGGGaataagatgaagaagaaggctaagaagcaaaagaagagggaggagaATGACGAGGAACAGAGAggggatggtggtggtggtgaggaactgaaggaagaggaggagaagaaggtgaacAGTAATCGTGGAGGGTCTGGGATTATGAGCACCGAACCCTTTGAATCTTTAGGATTGTCTGAATCCACTTTCAAGGCTATTAAGGATTCGGGATTTCAGCATATGACTCGGGTATAGCTACTGATATCCTCTGAAAGTTTATATGTGAACTTTTGttgtctctctttttcttccgtTTATTTTGTGCCTATTTTCTTATTTGGTAGCtcagagaaggaagagaaaaagaacaataaatatGAGGAAGAGGGAAATTTAAAGCCTTTTCTTGTTTCGAtcgaaaatgatttttgataattaaaaaatttttataatgttAATTATGTTTAGATCGAAGATTATTAAGAATGTAATGTTAATTTGACTCAGTCTGTATAGGAATTTGGGTTCCAAAATAAGTTGAAAATGCTTGAGGAATTTCTCAAGCACTCAAGCTCTGGTACGATATCTTCCAAAATGAGTGAACCTTACTGAGAATTTCTCTTTGTTTATATGTACTTTGTGATTCTTTATTGGGTTTATAAGAACTTTACCTTTAGTGACATTATAGACCCGACTCCAAGATGCAAGAGTAAAAGGTCCCGGATTAGTGACTGGTGTTTTTTAGCTATGCATCACATACCTCATGTTTCTCCATTTAatgcttttttttcctttctgcaGTGTGCCTTTTTGGTTTCATTGTTGTTCTTGTATTTCATGTTTTTCCAAGgaaaatttctctctttttataaaGCGAGAACGTGGGATTTCCAGGGAAATGCCATGCAGATTTGCTATGTGGTCAATTGTAATgaataataagaaatatttatctgtATACTTCATGCTGCATGATTCAGTAATATGGCCCCTACCAATACACTCTCGAGCTCTCTTTTAACCATTGATGTTTGTTGAGTGCATCTTCCAAATCTGGTCTCTTTCATTTGAATTAGATCCATGATCTGTTTCAATTACGTTCATAGaattttctcaattattttcggtagaattttttcaatctgtttgtaatttttcaattttattatttggctATGCCTTTGGTTTTTTATcaatgaagttttgattttacttataaaaaagagcATTTGttcgcttttttttttaatataggtaATCAAGTAGTGTATTTTtgttagcttatatatatatatgcagatacTAAGATGTATGATTGAAGTGATAAAATTTAAGGGAGTTTGTAAAGATCTTTGCTATGGATGGATCTTGTTAACATTGTGCTCTAAGGGTAAAggcctaggggttggctcaagtggtaaagcccttgggcttgggggtatgctccaaTCCTCTTAGGTACAAACAATCTCCAAGGGCCATCGGACTGCGGGACTTTatccttgaattacccgaggtgcacttgcgggaaactccttgctgagggcctgtgcactccCAAAATTAGTCGGGACACTGTTCTTGGACACCCTGtgccaattgaaaaaaaaaaaaaaactctgtgCTTTAAGGGTGGGATTTGATATCTGAATTAATCTTGATACTTCTTCAGGAACATGATGAGATTGGGGAGAGGAACCTACATGCTGTTAGCACAGAAGATGACAACAAGGATGCCaagcagaaaaagaagaagaagaagaagaaaaagaaggagaaagcAGAAGAAAATTGTGGTAAAGATGCAGCAATAACCAAGAAAGATGGTAGGACCACTTATGAGAATTCTACACCTGGAGGAACGTCCAAGAGAGTAAGTTTCTCAGATTGTGTGGAGGTTTTTACTCCGTCTGATGGTCCAATTGATGGTGATCAGGATGACAACTTAATACGTGGTAAAAGGTTTTcaagagaagaagatgagatggTTAAAAAGGCCGTTCTCAACTATATTGAAGTAAAGGGCTTAGGTGATGAAGGCCTTAACATAGTTCTCCACTGCAAGTCTCATCCCGATCATAAAAATTGTTGGAAGGATATAGGAGCAGCCTTACCTTGGAGGCCTTACAAGAGCATATATTATCGAGcccatattttgtttgaaaggaGTGAAGAGCGGAAATGGAGCAATGAAGAGTATGAACTTATTCGAAGTTTCCATGAAAAAAATGGATCAGATTGGAGAAAGTTGGCCGATGTTCTTGGCAAACATAGGATTCATGTGAAGGATACATGGCGAAGAATAAGATTGCCTAATATGAAGAAAGGTCGCTGGTCCCAAGAGGAGTATCAAAAATTATTTGACTTAGTTAACATGGATCTGCGCTTGAAGGTctttgaagaaaagaaatccaAGCACGGTATGCTGCGAGATAATATCGCCTGGGAAGCCATTAGTGACAGTCTATCCACCAGAAGCAATGTCCTGTGCTGCCAAAAATGGTATTCCCAATTAACATCACCTATGGTAGCTGAAGGTATATGGGGGGATGCTGACGACTACCGCCTAGTGGATGCACTTTATGCCTTGGATTGTTGCTGCATTGAAGATGTGGATTGGGATAATCTGCTCGAGCATAGGTCTGGGGATGTATGTCAAAAGCGTTGGGATCAGATGCTCAAACACATTGGTGAGCATGCCAACAAGTCATTTCCTGAACAAGTCGAAGTCCTCTCAAAACGGTATTGCACAGACGTACTTGAAGCAAGAGAGACCTATGATAGCAAGCCTGCAGTTTCGTGAGGGCAATGCCGTTGTTAGGTGCGTGACTGCTGTTTGATTCATTAGTTTAAAAGAGTATCTTTCCCCCTTTCCATATGCATCCAACGGTACTGTTTTCTCCtgttaaattcaaatttcaggTTAGTGATGCTCTGACACAGTTATAAACATTTAATTTCAGGTTAGTGATGCTCTGACATAGTTATATAACAAGTCCGTCCATTGACTTTTTGGCCAAACTTAATCTTCTCATGCTGCATGCACATAGGAAAAGGTGGATTctgatattttatatagtatggaaggaatggtagttgagacaaCTAGGGTCTCGTCTGTTTtaaaagatgaaatgagataagttgagattacagttaaaaagttaaataaaatattgttagaatatattttttaatattatttttgttttgggatttgaaaaagttgaattatttattttattttgtatgggaatttagaaaagttttaatgatgagatgaaaggttttcaaagttttggattttagtcttaaaagcaaaCCAGGCTAAGTGCATTTGCAGGGAATACTTGTCAGGCCTGTGCATTTTCGGGATTAGTCAGGATGATGTTCTTGTACACGGA encodes the following:
- the LOC121242862 gene encoding cyclin-D-binding Myb-like transcription factor 1 encodes the protein MAEQVEQNQVDPFDEMKKEKRKRKRLKKGKEAPEEAGGNKMKKKAKKQKKREENDEEQRGDGGGGEELKEEEEKKVNSNRGGSGIMSTEPFESLGLSESTFKAIKDSGFQHMTREHDEIGERNLHAVSTEDDNKDAKQKKKKKKKKKKEKAEENCGKDAAITKKDGRTTYENSTPGGTSKRVSFSDCVEVFTPSDGPIDGDQDDNLIRGKRFSREEDEMVKKAVLNYIEVKGLGDEGLNIVLHCKSHPDHKNCWKDIGAALPWRPYKSIYYRAHILFERSEERKWSNEEYELIRSFHEKNGSDWRKLADVLGKHRIHVKDTWRRIRLPNMKKGRWSQEEYQKLFDLVNMDLRLKVFEEKKSKHGMLRDNIAWEAISDSLSTRSNVLCCQKWYSQLTSPMVAEGIWGDADDYRLVDALYALDCCCIEDVDWDNLLEHRSGDVCQKRWDQMLKHIGEHANKSFPEQVEVLSKRYCTDVLEARETYDSKPAVS